The genomic stretch TCTACTGCCGCCAGCTGGACTACCTGGGCGCCCGGCTGCACCTGGACGTCGACCGGCTGCGGGCGCTCGACCCGACCGCCGACCCGGCGGCCATCGGTGCCGCGCTGCAGGCGGCCGGCGACGTCTGCGCGGCCGAGCCCGCCGCCGGGGCGGCGGGCCGGGAGGTGCTGGGCTCGCGGTTCCGCTGGCTCACCGCGCCACGGAGCACCGTCGTCCAGCCGGGGCCGGTGCACACCGGCCTGACCGCCGACCCCGACGCCGAGGCCGACCGGCTGCTGCGGCTGCTGGTCCTGCCCGTCGAGGGCTGAGGTAGGGCCTCTATGCGCCGCTGCCGGGCTGACGGTCCGGGGCGAGCAGCGTGTCGACCTGGGCGGCCAGCTCGGGGTCGGTGTCGGTGAACGGCGCCAGCGCCTCGTCGGCGCGCCGGGCGTACTCGACGTCCAGCTCCGTCACGCCCCCGGCGGAGTGCGTCGTGACGGCGATCCGCAGCGTGCGCCAGCGGACGTCGACGTCGGGGTGGTGGTCCAGCTCGCCGGCGGCCAGCGCCAGGTCGGCCATCACCTCGGCCGCGTCGGCGAAGTCGATCCCCTGGACGGTCCGCTCGATGCCGGAGGTGTCCCCGGACCACTCGGGCAGCCCGGCGAGAGCGGCGGTGAGCTGGTCGGGTGTCAGCGGGGTGCGGCGGGCCATGCCGTCAGTGTGGCCGAGCCCCGATGATGGCGCTCAGACGTGCAGCCCGCACTCCACCTTGTTCTTGCCCGCCCAGCGGCCCGCGCGCGGGTCCTCGCCGGGGGCGACCGGCCGGGTGCAGGGGGCGCAGCCGATCGAGGCGTATCCGATCTCGGCCAGCGGGTTCACCGGCACCTGGTGCTCGGCGATGTAGCCGTCGACGTGCTCCTGCGTCCACGCCGCCAGCGGGTTCACCTTCACCATGCCCCGCTTGGCGTCCCAGTCGACGACCTTGGTGGCGGCCCGGGTGACCGCCTCGTCGCGCCGCACGCCCGAGCCCCAGGCCACGAAGGCGGCCAGCGCCTGCGCCAGCGGCTGCACCTTGCGCAGCGAGCAGCACAGGTCCGGGTCGCGCTCGTACAGCTTCGGGCCGTGCGCGGCGTCCTGCTCGGCCACCGAGAGCGGCGGCTGCACGTTGTGCAGCGTGATCGGCAGGACGCCGGTGATCCAGTCGCGGGTGCCGATCGTCTCGGCGAAGTGGTAGCCGGTGTCGAGGAAGACGACGTTCACCCCGGGGACGGCGCGGCTGGCCAGGTGCGCGAGCAGTCCGTCGGCCATGCTGGAGGTGATCGCGAACCCGTCGCCGAAGGTCTCCCCGGCCCAGGTGAGCACGGCGAGTGCCTGCTCCACCGGGTCGGCGATGCCCTCGAAGCGGGCCTCGGCCTCGGCGGCCAGCTCCGGCGTCGGCTGGACGAGGGACGTGGTCACGGTCGGTTCACCCCAGTTCCGGTCAGGTGCACGGTGAAGGTGCGCAGGCACGACGTGCAGTGCCAGCCCCCACCCTCCGGGACGAGGTCCTCGTCGCCGCAGTACGGGCAGTGGAACACCGGCAGCTGGCGGGTCCTTCCCGGTCGCGGCTCGCCCTCCTCCGACATGGTCAGACCAGCCACTCCTCTTCTGCGCGCGCGACGTACTGGGCGAAGCGCTCGCCGGGCTCGCGGCGCTCGAGGTAGCCGCGGAGGACCCGCTCGCAGTAGTCCGCGGTCTCCTCCTTGGTGATCTTGTGGCCGCGGAACTTGCGGCCGAACGAGGCCTCGACCCCGAGGTGACCGCCCAGGTGCACCTGGAAGCCCTCGACGCTCTCGCCGGCGGCATTGCGGACGATCATGCCCTTGAAGCCGATGTCCGCGGTCTGGAAGCGGGCGCAGCTGTTCGGGCAGCCGTTGACGTTGATGCCGATGGGCTCGTCGAAGTCCGGCAGCCGCCGCTCGAGCTCGGCGTAGAGCTCCTGGGCGTGCTGCTTGGTCTCGACGATCGCCAGCTTGCAGAACTCCAGGCCGGTGCAGGCCATGGTGCCGCGGCGGAAGGCGCTGGGGCGCACCAGCAGGTCGTGCTCGGCCAGCGCGGCGACCAGGTCCTCGACCCGGTCGTCGGGGACGTCGAGGATGACCAGCTTCTGCTGGGTCGTCGTACGGATGCGCCCACCCTGGGTGCCGTACTCCTCGGCGAGGTCGGCGATCCGGGTGAGCAGCGTGCCGCTGATCCGGCCGGTGCGCAGCGCGAAGCCGAGGGCGTTGGTGCCGTCCTTCTGCTTGCTGACGCCGACGTGGTCACGCGACTCGTGCTTCGGCCGGGCGGTGGCCGGGCCGTCGGGCAGCTTCTCGTGCAGGTACTCGTCCTCGAGCACCTGGCGGAACTTCTCCGGCCCCCAGTCGGCCATGAGGAACTTGATCCGGGCGTGGTTGCGCGACCGGCGGTAGCCGTAGTCGCG from Modestobacter roseus encodes the following:
- a CDS encoding DUF3037 domain-containing protein, with protein sequence MRQTFEYAVLRVVPRVERGECLNAGVLVYCRQLDYLGARLHLDVDRLRALDPTADPAAIGAALQAAGDVCAAEPAAGAAGREVLGSRFRWLTAPRSTVVQPGPVHTGLTADPDAEADRLLRLLVLPVEG
- a CDS encoding phosphoadenylyl-sulfate reductase; protein product: MTTSLVQPTPELAAEAEARFEGIADPVEQALAVLTWAGETFGDGFAITSSMADGLLAHLASRAVPGVNVVFLDTGYHFAETIGTRDWITGVLPITLHNVQPPLSVAEQDAAHGPKLYERDPDLCCSLRKVQPLAQALAAFVAWGSGVRRDEAVTRAATKVVDWDAKRGMVKVNPLAAWTQEHVDGYIAEHQVPVNPLAEIGYASIGCAPCTRPVAPGEDPRAGRWAGKNKVECGLHV
- a CDS encoding 4a-hydroxytetrahydrobiopterin dehydratase — its product is MARRTPLTPDQLTAALAGLPEWSGDTSGIERTVQGIDFADAAEVMADLALAAGELDHHPDVDVRWRTLRIAVTTHSAGGVTELDVEYARRADEALAPFTDTDPELAAQVDTLLAPDRQPGSGA